The following coding sequences are from one Acidisarcina sp. window:
- a CDS encoding DUF6677 family protein, with the protein MSVTGLAGNEARRGAVYSNVMVAKAQVAGRGEAGTESGFAYLPLIAGWLVPGAGHALQKRWGRGALLFISITSMFVLGLLMQGKLYAPNAGDVLDMLGFAGDLGGGLLYILGRVFDLGHGAVQVATADYGTKFTVVAGLLNVIAAVDAHNIRVGRKA; encoded by the coding sequence GTGTCCGTTACAGGGCTCGCAGGCAATGAAGCGCGGCGCGGTGCTGTATATTCAAATGTGATGGTTGCAAAGGCTCAAGTTGCAGGACGTGGGGAAGCGGGAACGGAATCCGGCTTCGCCTATCTTCCATTAATTGCCGGCTGGCTGGTGCCGGGGGCTGGACACGCGCTGCAAAAGCGCTGGGGCCGCGGCGCACTCCTCTTCATTTCCATTACCAGCATGTTTGTGCTGGGGCTGCTGATGCAGGGCAAGCTCTATGCGCCCAATGCGGGCGACGTTCTGGACATGCTGGGCTTTGCGGGCGATCTGGGCGGCGGGCTACTCTATATCCTCGGCCGGGTCTTTGACCTGGGCCATGGCGCGGTGCAGGTGGCGACCGCGGACTACGGGACGAAATTCACCGTAGTTGCCGGCCTGCTGAACGTGATTGCGGCTGTGGATGCGCACAACATCCGCGTGGGGAGGAAGGCATGA
- a CDS encoding CBS domain-containing protein, which translates to MEFSDAIGPIMKQKGQVWSVPPSSSVYDAVVAMAEKGVGALLVMEGDKLVGILSERDYARKVVIRGRSSKDTEVHEIMSSPVIFVTPKHTVVDCMRIITENRIRHLPVLEGERVIGVVSIGDLVNWMLQAQQETIRHLEAYITGRSS; encoded by the coding sequence ATGGAGTTCTCTGACGCAATCGGTCCAATCATGAAGCAGAAGGGGCAGGTCTGGTCCGTGCCGCCTTCCAGCTCTGTATACGACGCCGTGGTAGCCATGGCCGAGAAGGGCGTGGGTGCCCTGCTGGTTATGGAAGGCGACAAACTCGTCGGTATCCTGTCGGAAAGGGACTATGCCCGCAAAGTAGTCATCCGGGGCAGAAGCTCGAAGGACACGGAAGTCCACGAGATCATGAGCAGCCCAGTTATCTTCGTGACCCCCAAACATACCGTGGTCGACTGCATGCGCATCATCACGGAGAACCGGATCCGCCACCTTCCGGTGCTGGAAGGGGAGCGCGTCATCGGCGTCGTCTCCATCGGTGACCTGGTGAACTGGATGCTACAGGCACAACAGGAAACCATCCGCCATCTTGAAGCCTACATTACCGGCAGGAGCAGCTAG
- a CDS encoding GNAT family N-acetyltransferase, with protein sequence MTSAIQLEILDLRHFSANTLRPVLEEETALWGERLDWDYRASARLLLQYLDSHVLPGFVAVENGRVTGYVFCVYEANKAVIGDVFAMSLESGSATKVEIRLLEHIIELLQSSPGVCRIESQLLLHEHGLHRQIFEQNGFTVFPRLFMEQDLHSRSVTQLPKGFTLHGGLPDDLEIRSWTDADFASAGRLIVEAYEGHLDSRINDQYCTVAGALRFLHNIVRFPGCGIFDPTASRVIASRTRNELVALLLCSRVRSDVGHVTQVCVAKEYRNRGLASFLLASCAADLRGRGFQALTLTVTEANANAVALYRQRGYVSKHRFSAMVWLNGQ encoded by the coding sequence ATGACATCGGCAATCCAGCTTGAAATCCTCGACCTGAGACACTTCTCGGCGAACACCTTACGCCCGGTGCTCGAAGAAGAGACCGCCCTATGGGGCGAGCGCCTCGACTGGGATTACCGTGCTTCGGCCAGGCTGCTGCTGCAATATCTCGACTCCCACGTTCTCCCCGGATTTGTCGCGGTGGAAAATGGCCGCGTCACAGGCTACGTGTTCTGTGTCTATGAAGCGAACAAGGCAGTGATCGGTGATGTCTTCGCGATGTCATTGGAATCGGGATCTGCGACAAAGGTTGAGATTCGACTCCTGGAACATATCATCGAGCTATTGCAGAGTTCGCCTGGCGTGTGCCGCATCGAATCGCAACTGCTCCTTCATGAGCACGGACTCCACCGGCAGATCTTCGAACAGAATGGGTTCACCGTCTTCCCTCGTCTCTTCATGGAGCAGGACCTTCACAGCCGATCCGTCACCCAGCTTCCCAAAGGATTCACCCTCCACGGCGGGCTGCCTGACGATCTCGAGATTCGATCCTGGACAGACGCCGACTTTGCCAGTGCTGGACGGCTCATCGTGGAGGCGTATGAAGGCCACTTGGATAGCCGCATCAACGATCAGTACTGTACGGTCGCGGGAGCCCTGCGCTTTCTGCATAACATCGTGCGCTTTCCCGGTTGCGGCATCTTCGATCCCACGGCTTCAAGAGTCATTGCCAGCAGGACGCGCAACGAACTCGTTGCCTTACTGCTCTGCTCCCGCGTTCGCAGCGACGTAGGACACGTAACGCAGGTCTGCGTTGCGAAGGAATATCGGAATCGCGGTCTGGCCAGCTTTCTGCTGGCATCCTGCGCCGCAGATCTGCGCGGCCGCGGCTTCCAGGCACTTACGCTCACGGTGACGGAAGCCAACGCGAACGCCGTCGCACTCTACCGCCAGCGCGGCTATGTCAGCAAACACAGATTCAGCGCGATGGTCTGGCTAAACGGCCAATAA
- a CDS encoding M24 family metallopeptidase has product MNLEAIQSALREQHLDGWLFYDHHHRDPIAYRILGLSESMHVTRRWYYLVPAEGEPRKLVHRVERGRLDTLPGEKGLYSSWRELEDGLQIMLAGYDRLAMQYSPRNAIMYISMVDAGTIELLREFRKIIVSSADLVSQFEAVLSEAQIATHYEAQRALDEILAEGFREIGRRLRPASGGSPQSMTEYDLAVWLREAMGRAGLEWENGPNVSVNENSSDSHYDPTAETSRQIREGDFLLVDIWARRTVPDSCWYDITWTGVVGREPSEREQQVFQTVREARDATVDLVKRAFAAGRPLAGWQADDAARDVIRKAGFDRYFTHRTGHNIATELHGNGAHLDNLETHDERLILPHTCFSVEPGVYLPEFGVRSELNMMTWPGRAETTGRVQTELVRI; this is encoded by the coding sequence ATGAACCTCGAAGCGATTCAATCCGCACTCCGTGAGCAGCATCTGGATGGCTGGCTCTTTTACGATCATCATCACCGTGATCCGATCGCCTACCGGATTCTGGGGTTGAGCGAGAGCATGCATGTCACGCGGCGCTGGTACTACCTTGTGCCCGCGGAAGGCGAGCCGCGCAAACTGGTGCATCGCGTGGAGCGGGGCCGCCTGGATACGCTGCCGGGGGAAAAGGGCCTGTACTCGTCGTGGCGGGAGCTTGAGGATGGGTTACAGATCATGCTGGCTGGCTACGACCGTCTTGCGATGCAATATTCCCCACGCAACGCGATCATGTATATCTCGATGGTGGATGCGGGCACGATTGAGCTGCTGCGGGAGTTTCGCAAGATTATTGTGAGCTCGGCGGACCTCGTCAGCCAGTTTGAGGCAGTTTTGAGCGAGGCGCAGATCGCAACCCACTACGAGGCGCAACGAGCGCTCGATGAGATTCTCGCCGAGGGCTTTCGCGAGATAGGACGGCGGCTTCGCCCGGCCAGCGGAGGCTCGCCCCAATCGATGACCGAATATGACTTGGCCGTGTGGCTGCGGGAGGCCATGGGCAGAGCAGGCCTGGAGTGGGAGAACGGGCCGAATGTCTCGGTGAATGAGAACTCCTCCGATTCCCACTACGATCCGACAGCGGAGACATCGCGCCAGATTCGCGAAGGCGATTTTCTGCTGGTGGATATCTGGGCGCGTCGCACCGTTCCCGACTCGTGCTGGTATGACATCACATGGACTGGCGTTGTGGGCCGCGAACCGAGCGAGCGGGAGCAACAGGTCTTCCAAACGGTGCGCGAGGCCCGGGATGCGACGGTGGACCTGGTAAAGCGGGCGTTTGCGGCTGGCAGGCCCCTTGCGGGCTGGCAGGCCGACGATGCCGCGCGGGACGTCATCAGAAAAGCCGGATTTGACCGCTATTTCACGCATCGCACCGGACACAATATTGCCACCGAATTGCATGGCAACGGGGCGCATCTGGATAATCTGGAGACCCACGATGAGCGCCTGATTCTGCCGCATACCTGCTTTTCTGTTGAGCCGGGAGTCTATCTGCCGGAGTTTGGCGTGCGCAGCGAGCTGAACATGATGACCTGGCCAGGCAGGGCCGAGACTACGGGGCGCGTGCAAACTGAGCTGGTGAGAATTTAG